A stretch of Sphingomonas sp. JUb134 DNA encodes these proteins:
- a CDS encoding helix-turn-helix transcriptional regulator: protein MSYRNAIDLLTVASRAASARGIGLEEIADVLERDYRTAQRVVVALRERFPELDSYRDEESGKMRWRLPYKAIAPLLAPTAEELAALTLAEEMLTNGAGADQVQALRSLHAKILALIPSERSRRIEADEDALLLALGHAARPGPRPVGREGIDHAISTALKGTSRLRIRYCGWKDKIARERIVAPHGLLLGARRYLVAVDLEKVGSGIQHFRVEAIEEATVLPESFVRKAGFDLDDHAQRCFGSFQQEDGIHDVAWRFAPRAALRATGFLFHPAQTVEREKDGSLVVRFRAAGLLEMCWHLYMWGDAVEVLSPPELARMVEDHRRDDFASMP from the coding sequence ATGTCCTATCGCAACGCGATCGATCTTCTGACCGTCGCGTCGCGAGCGGCAAGTGCACGGGGGATCGGCCTGGAAGAGATCGCCGATGTCCTCGAGCGTGACTACCGAACGGCGCAGCGTGTCGTCGTGGCTCTTCGCGAACGCTTCCCTGAACTGGACAGCTACCGTGACGAGGAGTCGGGGAAGATGCGCTGGCGTCTTCCCTACAAGGCCATCGCGCCGCTTCTCGCCCCCACCGCCGAGGAGCTCGCCGCCCTGACCCTGGCCGAGGAGATGCTGACGAACGGCGCGGGCGCGGACCAGGTGCAGGCGCTGAGATCGCTGCATGCCAAGATCCTGGCGCTCATCCCCAGCGAGCGGAGCCGCCGTATCGAGGCCGACGAGGACGCGCTCCTGCTCGCGCTGGGTCATGCGGCCCGGCCCGGACCACGGCCCGTGGGGCGCGAGGGGATCGACCATGCCATCTCCACGGCGCTGAAGGGGACCTCGCGATTGCGGATTCGCTACTGCGGCTGGAAGGACAAGATCGCCCGCGAGCGGATCGTCGCGCCGCACGGGCTGCTGCTGGGAGCCCGCCGATACTTGGTGGCCGTCGATCTGGAGAAGGTGGGCAGCGGTATCCAGCACTTTCGCGTGGAGGCGATCGAGGAGGCCACCGTCCTGCCCGAGTCATTCGTGCGCAAGGCGGGCTTCGACCTTGACGACCACGCGCAGCGCTGCTTCGGATCGTTCCAGCAGGAGGACGGGATCCACGACGTCGCGTGGCGCTTCGCCCCGCGCGCCGCACTGCGAGCGACTGGCTTCCTGTTCCATCCCGCCCAGACCGTCGAGCGCGAGAAGGACGGTTCGCTGGTGGTCAGGTTCCGCGCGGCAGGCCTGCTCGAGATGTGCTGGCATCTTTACATGTGGGGCGACGCGGTCGAGGTGCTGTCGCCGCCGGAGCTCGCACGGATGGTGGAGGACCATCGCCGTGACGACTTCGCCTCCATGCCGTAG
- a CDS encoding DUF3892 domain-containing protein, with protein MAKRYVRATGKNMQGDITKLCNSGEYWSPRTKADAISDIESGLHEYWVNWAGSPETKIRVVSGPMGKYLRTDRDTTSKNNLDDLPDC; from the coding sequence ATGGCGAAGCGCTATGTCCGGGCGACCGGCAAGAACATGCAGGGCGACATCACCAAGCTCTGCAACTCGGGCGAGTACTGGTCGCCCCGCACCAAGGCAGACGCGATCAGCGACATCGAGAGCGGCCTGCACGAATACTGGGTTAACTGGGCCGGCTCGCCGGAAACGAAGATTCGGGTCGTGAGCGGGCCCATGGGCAAGTACCTGCGGACCGACCGGGACACCACGTCGAAGAACAACCTCGACGACCTTCCGGACTGCTGA
- a CDS encoding DEAD/DEAH box helicase — MSISASEPSSFDRLHPEIRRWIRDQGWTGLRPIQDEAIRTVLGSEADVVVMAGTASGKTEAAFLPLLTQAAGAGDGGLRILYVSPLKALINDQHRRLETLCERLEMPVTRWHGDAPAAAKAKLLRRPAGVALITPESIEALLLRRQADAARLFRGLQSIVVDELHAFLKGPRGLHLSSLLRRVDRLCEKRPRRIGLSATLGDDDAGRRWLNPAHPKMPVVLRSRDGGSGLKLQVRGYEEPPEASGVDEIADDGDDALSRIADHMFEHLRGSNNLAFAGSRRTVEALADRLRQRCVAKGLPEEFFPHHGSLAKELREELELRLKAGDLPTTAVATTTLELGIDLGNVKSVAQVGAPKSLAALRQRLGRSGRRGDPAVLRIYVRERHVAADADPLDQLRIGTVRAVAAVRLLIEGFVEPAGDDPSLATVVLHQTLSTIAADGAIRPVAAHRAICDKDSYLAMGTSEYAALLRGAGRKDVGLLEQTSGGLLMLGPEGERVTAAHDFYAVFETDDEWRLVTGGRTLGTVPITNVLAIGALVGFAGRRWRVESVDDRAKVLVVAPHRAGKLPKFDPPTGEPVHPRLSQEMRHVLGSEDVPSYLDPAARAFLEEGRAAYRRLGLDRSCAIAAGRDTVLATWAGTAVNDILVVLLRSAGLECQADDVALEIADCSPDELRRLLSSITEIPSTEALASVVKNLRGAKYDQFVDEDLLRRLWAERAKSSREQAIATISDLVW, encoded by the coding sequence TTGTCGATCTCCGCCTCTGAACCGTCCTCCTTCGATCGTCTGCATCCCGAGATCAGGCGCTGGATCCGCGACCAGGGATGGACCGGTCTGCGGCCCATCCAGGACGAGGCGATCCGCACGGTGCTCGGCTCGGAGGCGGACGTCGTGGTCATGGCGGGAACGGCTTCGGGCAAGACCGAGGCCGCCTTCCTGCCGCTTCTTACCCAAGCGGCAGGGGCTGGCGACGGGGGCCTGCGCATCCTGTACGTGAGCCCCCTCAAGGCGCTCATAAATGACCAGCACCGGCGGCTGGAGACGCTGTGCGAGCGGCTTGAGATGCCCGTGACCCGCTGGCACGGCGACGCGCCGGCAGCGGCCAAGGCCAAGCTGCTGCGTCGCCCTGCGGGTGTCGCCCTGATCACGCCGGAGTCGATCGAAGCGCTGCTGCTTCGTCGGCAGGCGGACGCGGCCAGGCTCTTCCGAGGCCTCCAATCCATCGTCGTCGACGAGCTGCACGCGTTCCTGAAGGGACCACGCGGTCTCCACCTCTCCTCTCTTCTCAGACGTGTCGACCGGCTTTGCGAGAAGCGGCCGCGGCGCATCGGATTGTCGGCCACGTTGGGCGACGATGATGCGGGCCGTCGCTGGCTGAACCCCGCGCACCCCAAGATGCCGGTAGTGCTCCGCTCGCGGGACGGCGGCTCTGGGCTCAAGCTGCAGGTGCGCGGCTACGAGGAACCGCCCGAAGCAAGCGGCGTCGACGAGATCGCCGATGACGGGGACGACGCGCTCAGCCGCATCGCCGACCACATGTTCGAGCACTTGAGGGGTTCGAACAACTTGGCTTTCGCAGGATCGCGCAGGACGGTGGAGGCGCTAGCCGATCGCCTTCGTCAGCGATGCGTGGCCAAGGGCCTGCCCGAGGAGTTCTTCCCGCATCATGGCAGCCTCGCGAAGGAGCTGCGCGAGGAGCTTGAGCTGCGCTTGAAGGCGGGCGACCTTCCCACCACGGCGGTCGCGACCACCACGCTCGAACTCGGCATCGATCTCGGCAACGTCAAGTCGGTCGCGCAGGTCGGCGCGCCGAAGTCGCTGGCGGCACTCAGGCAGCGGCTCGGTCGGAGCGGTCGTCGCGGGGATCCTGCCGTGCTGCGCATCTACGTGCGCGAGCGCCACGTCGCGGCGGACGCCGATCCGCTCGACCAGCTCAGGATCGGTACGGTGCGCGCGGTGGCGGCGGTTCGCCTGCTCATCGAAGGCTTCGTCGAACCCGCGGGCGACGACCCGTCGCTCGCCACCGTGGTGCTGCACCAGACGCTGTCGACGATCGCGGCGGACGGCGCGATCCGCCCGGTCGCGGCGCACAGGGCCATCTGCGACAAGGATAGCTATCTGGCGATGGGCACGTCCGAGTATGCGGCCCTGCTGCGCGGTGCCGGTCGGAAGGATGTCGGCCTGCTCGAGCAGACTTCCGGCGGCCTGCTGATGCTCGGTCCGGAGGGTGAGCGCGTCACCGCCGCGCACGACTTTTACGCCGTCTTCGAAACCGACGACGAGTGGCGTCTCGTCACCGGCGGCAGGACGCTGGGCACCGTGCCCATCACGAATGTTCTCGCGATCGGGGCGCTGGTCGGCTTTGCGGGACGGCGCTGGCGCGTCGAATCGGTGGACGACAGGGCGAAGGTGCTCGTGGTTGCGCCGCACCGGGCGGGCAAGCTGCCGAAATTTGACCCGCCGACGGGCGAGCCCGTGCACCCTCGACTTTCGCAGGAAATGCGGCACGTGCTCGGGTCAGAGGACGTGCCCTCCTATCTCGACCCCGCCGCACGCGCCTTTTTGGAGGAGGGTCGTGCGGCCTACAGACGGCTCGGATTGGACCGGAGCTGCGCGATCGCGGCGGGTCGTGACACGGTGCTCGCGACCTGGGCGGGCACGGCAGTCAATGACATCTTGGTGGTCCTGCTTCGGTCCGCCGGGCTGGAATGCCAGGCAGACGACGTCGCCCTTGAGATCGCCGACTGCTCACCGGATGAGCTGCGCAGACTGCTCAGCTCGATAACCGAGATACCCTCCACTGAGGCCCTTGCGAGCGTCGTGAAGAACCTCCGCGGCGCCAAGTACGACCAGTTCGTGGACGAAGACCTGCTCCGCCGGCTCTGGGCGGAGCGAGCCAAGTCCTCTCGCGAGCAGGCGATCGCCACGATCAGCGATCTCGTCTGGTAA
- a CDS encoding ATP-binding protein produces the protein MQALSAGVVPRVGLRHIQVGRSREVEALVRDIDRIADAGSAMRFVIGEYGAGKTFFLNLVRLIALERKLVTVHADLAPDRRIHATGGQARGLYAEAVRNMATRTRPEGGALPSVVERFVTECVREAEDAGSPVERVIDRRLAPLLDMLGGHDFACVLKAYWRAHEDGDDALKAAALRWLRAEFPTKTEARQALPVRSIIDDADVYDTFKLLSGFVRIAGYAGLLVVFDELVNLYKLQSAQARNQNYEQILRMLNDVLQGNVEGLGFVLGGTPDFLLDSRRGLYSYQALQSRLAENSFATEGRIDMTGPVLRLQSLSPEDLLVLLSNIRSVFALGDPAAHIVPDEALTAFMEHCNRRIGEAYFRTPRNTIKAFVQLLAVLEQNPGTDWRELIGGIAPEPEEAEDTDADDELVDLRL, from the coding sequence GTGCAGGCGCTGTCCGCCGGGGTCGTGCCCCGTGTCGGGCTGCGCCACATCCAGGTCGGCCGCTCGCGCGAGGTCGAAGCCCTCGTGCGCGACATCGATCGCATCGCGGACGCGGGCTCCGCCATGCGGTTCGTCATCGGCGAGTACGGCGCGGGCAAGACCTTCTTCCTCAACCTCGTCCGGCTCATCGCCCTCGAGCGAAAGCTCGTGACCGTCCACGCCGATCTCGCCCCGGACCGCCGCATCCACGCGACAGGCGGACAGGCGCGAGGGCTCTACGCTGAGGCGGTGCGCAACATGGCGACCCGCACCCGACCCGAAGGCGGAGCACTGCCGAGCGTCGTCGAGCGTTTCGTCACGGAATGCGTGCGCGAGGCCGAGGACGCCGGCAGCCCGGTCGAGCGGGTGATCGACCGCCGGCTCGCACCGCTTCTCGACATGTTGGGTGGTCACGACTTCGCGTGCGTCCTCAAAGCGTATTGGCGCGCCCACGAGGACGGCGACGACGCGTTGAAGGCGGCGGCGCTGCGCTGGCTTCGAGCGGAGTTCCCGACCAAGACGGAGGCACGGCAGGCGTTGCCGGTCCGCAGCATCATCGACGATGCGGACGTCTACGACACCTTCAAGCTGCTGTCCGGCTTCGTGCGCATCGCCGGATACGCCGGCCTTCTCGTGGTCTTCGACGAGCTCGTGAACCTCTACAAGCTGCAGAGCGCCCAGGCTCGGAACCAGAACTACGAGCAGATCCTGCGCATGCTGAACGACGTCCTTCAAGGCAACGTCGAAGGGCTCGGCTTCGTGCTGGGCGGCACACCCGACTTCCTCCTCGACAGCCGTCGGGGGCTCTACAGCTACCAGGCCCTGCAGTCGCGCCTCGCCGAAAACAGCTTTGCCACCGAGGGCCGGATCGACATGACCGGGCCGGTCCTGCGCCTGCAGAGCCTCTCCCCGGAGGATCTGCTCGTGCTGCTCTCGAACATTCGTTCCGTGTTCGCGCTGGGCGACCCCGCAGCCCATATTGTGCCGGACGAGGCACTCACTGCTTTCATGGAGCACTGCAATCGCCGTATTGGCGAGGCCTACTTCCGCACGCCGCGCAACACCATCAAGGCGTTCGTGCAGCTGCTGGCCGTCCTGGAGCAGAACCCGGGCACGGACTGGCGCGAGCTGATCGGCGGCATCGCGCCGGAACCCGAAGAAGCCGAGGACACGGACGCGGACGACGAGCTTGTCGATCTCCGCCTCTGA
- a CDS encoding tellurite resistance TerB family protein: MSESGGWIARMARRFGDILGGGAASNVDLGTSSEARESFWAEEPERHRSSEAAPASPAGSNGTSGSSIRRDDNGRYVVAGWTFSTLEQALEFEADRAPPIQAPILHTPPAPPPTSTVAPLVSTTTSQIVRPVTANRAVPRWIGSPEALSAGGVGFEADMVYFGTPLRHEPRHDHSRIDPTLKVDTRGDPAGTTLGYWPSYRELDPRARATYLGWLTGGRRAVPVPSGYLFVFFYGLEQRLLVDDARADAPAIFSELRRLTALHHQDYSFQGYASRLLALAALYEDEDDARPTAEGARNWDVELPLDVRIRLGRRLRDGVPFNADDALRWVLALPDVHLRTPGQRCFAELRDLWNARFAVRHPDGLTVRRPKKTLRHEYRAASGKFSVDLSVDELPDVSGISAPLGPLRAMLDLCIDDLSVYSRLVGRDPDARGRLHAELLLPAELRDRNPALASCRERLEKLVGGETRGVIAAVELARLLDLDVDETVDKLPTAVVRQIGMALDALQHGCEPDRRYGPAPTTRADTPIAVFPAPGGGAVEHERQAYADARTAMEIAVLAAASDGEVVAAELEAVERRLRSTPDLAEHEIARLVASGRALAADPPKVRAAMKRLADAPTAARASIASAAVEAVLADGMVQPGEVKFLETLHATLNLPASALYAALHRGAEDVGPVLVEPGRPEELISIPSEPVSSSVAIDAARLARIRGETSRVSALLATIFVDEEPEASAPAAAAPRPTPGATNGFDGLDGPHSELLTRILSGPLDRGAFDGAAAALRLMPEGAIETINEWGFDRFGEPVLDDDDIVRVSPEILDQIMPIGAAA; this comes from the coding sequence ATGAGCGAATCTGGAGGCTGGATCGCGCGTATGGCGCGCCGATTCGGCGACATTCTTGGTGGAGGCGCCGCGTCGAACGTTGATCTTGGGACGTCGTCCGAGGCCCGCGAGAGCTTTTGGGCGGAGGAGCCCGAGCGACATCGCTCGTCAGAAGCCGCACCCGCCTCGCCAGCCGGTTCGAACGGCACGAGCGGCTCCAGCATCCGCCGTGATGACAACGGCCGCTACGTGGTGGCAGGCTGGACCTTCTCAACGCTCGAGCAGGCGCTCGAATTCGAAGCGGACCGTGCTCCGCCTATACAGGCACCGATCCTACACACGCCGCCTGCACCGCCGCCTACGAGCACGGTCGCGCCTTTGGTCTCGACCACGACCTCCCAGATCGTGCGTCCGGTTACCGCCAATCGAGCCGTGCCGCGCTGGATCGGATCACCCGAGGCGCTTTCGGCAGGCGGCGTCGGCTTCGAAGCCGACATGGTGTACTTCGGAACGCCGCTTCGTCACGAACCGAGGCACGACCACTCGCGCATCGATCCGACGCTTAAGGTCGACACGCGCGGTGATCCCGCGGGCACGACCCTTGGCTACTGGCCATCGTATCGGGAGTTAGATCCACGCGCGCGCGCGACCTATCTCGGTTGGCTGACGGGCGGGCGCCGCGCCGTGCCCGTGCCCAGTGGCTACCTGTTCGTTTTCTTCTACGGATTGGAGCAGCGCCTCCTAGTGGACGACGCGCGTGCCGATGCGCCCGCGATCTTCTCTGAGCTGCGCAGGCTCACGGCGCTCCACCATCAGGACTACTCGTTCCAAGGTTACGCCTCCCGGCTCCTCGCCCTCGCCGCACTGTACGAGGACGAAGACGATGCCCGTCCAACCGCCGAGGGTGCCCGCAACTGGGACGTGGAGCTTCCACTCGACGTACGCATTCGGCTCGGGCGGCGGCTCAGGGACGGCGTGCCCTTCAACGCCGACGACGCGCTCAGGTGGGTCCTGGCGCTTCCCGACGTCCACCTCCGCACCCCTGGCCAGAGATGCTTCGCCGAGCTGCGCGACCTGTGGAACGCCAGGTTTGCGGTCCGGCACCCCGATGGGCTGACCGTGCGACGTCCCAAGAAGACGCTGCGGCACGAGTACAGGGCGGCCAGCGGCAAGTTCAGCGTCGACCTCAGCGTGGACGAACTACCCGACGTGTCCGGCATCTCCGCGCCGCTCGGACCGCTGCGGGCCATGCTCGACCTCTGCATCGACGACCTCTCGGTCTACAGCCGGCTCGTCGGACGCGATCCTGACGCGAGGGGCAGGCTCCACGCCGAACTCCTGCTCCCCGCCGAACTGCGGGACCGCAACCCGGCGCTCGCCTCCTGCCGCGAGCGGCTGGAGAAGCTGGTCGGCGGCGAGACCCGCGGCGTCATAGCGGCTGTCGAGCTCGCGCGACTGCTCGACCTCGACGTGGACGAGACAGTCGACAAGCTGCCGACGGCGGTGGTTCGCCAGATTGGCATGGCGCTCGATGCGTTGCAGCACGGCTGCGAGCCTGACCGGCGTTACGGTCCGGCGCCGACGACGCGGGCTGACACGCCGATAGCCGTCTTCCCTGCCCCTGGCGGTGGAGCGGTCGAGCACGAGCGGCAGGCCTATGCCGACGCGCGAACGGCCATGGAGATCGCCGTGCTCGCCGCCGCGTCAGACGGCGAGGTCGTCGCGGCTGAACTCGAAGCGGTCGAACGGCGCCTCCGTTCAACGCCCGATCTCGCGGAGCACGAGATCGCCCGCCTGGTCGCGTCCGGTCGCGCCCTGGCGGCGGATCCACCGAAGGTGCGCGCTGCGATGAAGCGCCTGGCGGATGCACCCACCGCAGCCCGCGCCTCGATCGCGTCCGCCGCCGTAGAGGCGGTGCTCGCCGATGGCATGGTGCAGCCGGGTGAGGTGAAGTTCCTCGAGACGCTGCACGCCACGCTGAACCTTCCCGCCTCCGCTCTCTACGCGGCGCTTCATCGCGGCGCGGAGGACGTGGGACCGGTCTTGGTGGAGCCCGGACGCCCCGAGGAGCTGATCTCCATACCGTCGGAGCCGGTCTCGTCCTCCGTCGCGATCGATGCCGCGAGGCTCGCGCGCATTCGGGGCGAGACGTCACGCGTTTCCGCGCTGCTCGCCACCATCTTCGTCGACGAGGAGCCCGAGGCTTCGGCACCGGCCGCCGCGGCACCCAGGCCCACTCCCGGTGCGACCAATGGCTTCGATGGTCTGGATGGCCCGCACTCCGAGCTCCTGACGCGTATCCTGTCCGGCCCGCTCGATCGTGGCGCGTTCGACGGCGCGGCGGCCGCGCTCAGGCTCATGCCGGAAGGCGCAATCGAGACGATCAACGAATGGGGATTCGACCGGTTCGGCGAGCCCGTCCTTGACGATGACGACATCGTCAGGGTTTCACCCGAGATCCTGGACCAGATCATGCCCATTGGAGCCGCAGCTTGA
- the zorA gene encoding anti-phage ZorAB system protein ZorA, translated as MTLSDMPVVPVLVAIVLLTFAYAFVRHFHLPAKKLDGSLDDVIRKLDAARAAGQLELASCFAGDERLAAIWQEYGETLHTQREIDPSTGEFAVRAVRSTVPAEVYFSPHSVVDGRVHAEFFKHLPGIFTGVGIIGTFFGLLKGLWLFRISEDAGVVRNSLTSLLHGVSEAFAVSAFAILLAMVATVLEKYRLNSLYGKVGRLAHAIDATYEAGAGEEYLARLVSSSEESASQTRILKDALVSDLKEILTDLAERQIAATTQRSGELGTSIASALTDALREPLDQIAGAVGRVSQDQSSAVTQLLTDVLASFSDRLEGMFGSQLSGIGDMQQRTVDAMQTAVARLQDLTAGMEAAGTRATDAMSAKLMEAVEAAEARQTAITEELRTALSEMRSGQGAAQEQTRSRLEGMLDDLGRRLGEAVAGIERTAEERSRRQAEDDGRRSEAAARQVAGMGESVGALTTNVDTMLAAVREMVSRIELATSDAFSRLNGGADTLLAAAGRFETSGREAADGFSRIATVTSGLADAAGSVAGAARSLDSVMADYRSARDAVGTMVEGLRATVESASREASLTADVLSRIEGAAQRLAAAQVEADGFLDEVAQVIATSHEKFSEGMRGTVVDANRQFHAELSQATGLLRETIQELEFALPQGGRRAA; from the coding sequence ATGACTTTGTCGGACATGCCGGTCGTGCCGGTCCTCGTCGCGATCGTGCTCCTTACGTTCGCCTACGCGTTCGTGCGCCACTTCCACCTTCCCGCGAAGAAGCTGGACGGCTCGCTCGACGATGTGATCCGGAAGCTCGATGCGGCGCGCGCCGCCGGACAGCTGGAACTCGCCTCCTGCTTCGCCGGCGACGAGCGGCTTGCCGCCATCTGGCAGGAGTACGGCGAGACGTTGCACACGCAGCGGGAGATCGATCCGTCGACGGGCGAGTTCGCGGTTCGTGCGGTGCGATCGACGGTGCCCGCCGAGGTCTACTTCTCGCCGCATTCAGTGGTCGACGGCCGGGTCCACGCCGAGTTCTTCAAGCACCTGCCGGGCATCTTCACCGGCGTCGGCATCATCGGCACGTTCTTCGGGCTGCTGAAGGGATTGTGGCTGTTCCGCATCTCCGAGGACGCAGGCGTGGTGCGCAACAGCCTCACCTCCCTCCTGCACGGGGTCAGCGAAGCGTTTGCGGTCTCTGCCTTCGCTATCCTGCTCGCCATGGTCGCCACCGTGCTGGAGAAGTATCGGCTGAACAGCCTGTACGGCAAGGTCGGCAGGCTCGCCCACGCCATCGACGCCACCTACGAGGCCGGGGCCGGCGAGGAGTACCTGGCACGCCTCGTCTCCTCGTCCGAGGAATCAGCCAGCCAGACCCGGATCCTCAAGGACGCCCTGGTCTCAGACCTGAAGGAGATCCTGACTGACCTCGCCGAGCGCCAGATTGCGGCGACGACGCAACGCTCGGGCGAACTCGGGACGTCGATCGCCAGCGCGCTCACCGACGCATTGAGGGAGCCGCTCGACCAGATCGCGGGTGCCGTCGGACGCGTCAGCCAGGATCAGTCGTCCGCCGTCACGCAGCTTCTCACCGACGTGCTCGCCAGCTTCAGCGACCGGCTCGAAGGCATGTTCGGAAGCCAGCTCTCCGGCATCGGTGACATGCAGCAGCGGACGGTCGATGCGATGCAGACGGCGGTGGCGCGACTCCAAGATCTGACCGCCGGCATGGAAGCGGCCGGCACCAGGGCCACGGACGCAATGTCGGCCAAGCTGATGGAGGCAGTCGAGGCCGCCGAGGCGCGACAGACGGCGATCACCGAGGAGCTGCGCACCGCGCTATCCGAGATGCGCTCCGGCCAGGGGGCGGCGCAGGAGCAGACCCGGTCCCGCCTCGAGGGAATGCTGGACGATCTGGGCCGGCGGCTCGGGGAGGCCGTGGCCGGCATCGAGCGCACCGCGGAGGAGCGGTCGCGGCGTCAGGCTGAGGACGACGGCCGCCGGTCGGAGGCTGCTGCCCGGCAGGTCGCCGGCATGGGGGAGAGCGTCGGCGCGTTGACAACCAACGTGGACACCATGCTCGCCGCCGTGCGGGAGATGGTCTCCCGGATCGAGCTCGCGACGTCCGACGCCTTCTCACGGCTCAACGGCGGCGCCGACACCCTTTTGGCCGCCGCTGGCCGCTTCGAAACTTCGGGCCGGGAGGCGGCCGACGGGTTCTCCCGGATCGCCACGGTGACGTCCGGTCTCGCCGACGCGGCGGGCAGCGTGGCTGGCGCGGCGCGCAGCCTCGACTCGGTCATGGCCGACTACCGAAGCGCCCGGGACGCGGTCGGAACCATGGTGGAGGGACTGCGCGCCACGGTGGAGAGCGCGTCAAGGGAGGCGTCGCTCACCGCCGACGTGCTCTCCCGCATCGAGGGCGCTGCCCAACGGCTCGCCGCGGCCCAGGTCGAGGCGGACGGGTTCCTCGACGAGGTGGCGCAGGTGATCGCCACATCGCACGAGAAGTTCTCCGAGGGCATGCGCGGCACGGTGGTGGATGCCAATCGGCAGTTCCATGCCGAGCTGTCGCAAGCGACCGGGCTGCTCAGGGAGACCATTCAGGAGCTCGAGTTCGCGCTGCCGCAGGGCGGCCGGCGGGCGGCCTGA
- a CDS encoding OmpA/MotB family protein, producing MFGHRHAIAPRGRDEGEKPFWISFADLMTALMVLFLLVMSVALLAVTRTISERERLESQRQDAIEQLLGRIEKAAERQPGVHVDRNRAVIDFGDRARFDTSSHTLSPEQERLLRAFVPEVLTIARDKAGKRWLKRIVVEGFTDRRGSYLYNLNLSLQRSQRVLCALMARPGPDERAMSRSELEEVRRLFLVGGYSSNSARESLDASRRIELRLEFFGVEEPAASEAAGYQGEFGLCAL from the coding sequence GTGTTTGGACATCGCCATGCCATCGCGCCGCGCGGACGCGACGAGGGCGAGAAGCCCTTCTGGATCTCCTTCGCCGACCTGATGACGGCGCTGATGGTGCTGTTCCTTCTCGTCATGAGCGTCGCGCTGCTCGCCGTCACGAGGACGATCTCGGAGCGGGAGCGCCTCGAGAGCCAGAGGCAGGACGCCATCGAGCAACTGCTCGGACGCATCGAGAAGGCGGCCGAGCGCCAGCCGGGGGTTCATGTCGACCGGAACCGGGCGGTCATCGACTTCGGCGATCGCGCCCGCTTCGATACATCGAGCCATACGCTGAGCCCCGAACAGGAGCGGTTGCTGCGCGCGTTCGTCCCTGAGGTGCTCACGATCGCGCGGGATAAGGCGGGAAAGCGCTGGCTCAAGCGCATCGTCGTCGAGGGCTTCACCGACCGGCGCGGAAGCTACCTCTACAACCTCAATCTCAGCCTTCAGCGCAGTCAGCGGGTGCTATGCGCGCTGATGGCGAGGCCAGGTCCCGACGAACGGGCGATGTCCCGCTCCGAGCTGGAGGAGGTCCGTCGGCTGTTCCTCGTCGGCGGCTACTCGTCAAATTCGGCGCGAGAGTCACTCGATGCGAGCCGTCGGATCGAGCTTCGCCTCGAGTTCTTCGGAGTGGAGGAACCCGCCGCCTCAGAGGCAGCCGGCTACCAAGGCGAGTTCGGTCTATGCGCCCTCTGA